In the Methanothermobacter marburgensis str. Marburg genome, AACTCAGCAATAAGAAAATGTGTGAGGGTCCAGTTAATCAAAAACGGTAAACAGATCACAGCCTTCGCACCTGGAGACGGCGCTATTGGTTTTATTGATGAACACGATGAGGTCGTTGTTGAGGGTATTGGTGGACCATCAGGAAGGTCCATGGGTGATATTCCCGGTGTCAGGTGGAAGGTTACAAAGGTCAACAATGTTTCCCTGCAGGAAATGGTTAAAGGGAAAATAGAAAAACCTGTGAGGTAATCCTTATGAGTTTAGTTTTTGATAAATGGGAACTTGAGGAAGTCAAGGTTGAGGATATGGGCCTTGCAAAGTACATATGCCTTGACAGTATCCTGGTTCCCCATACAATGGGAAGACACGTTAAGAGGCAGTTTGCAAAATCAAAGGTTTCAATAGTTGAGAGACTGATAAACAAGGTTATGAGGACCGAGAGGAACTCAGGTAAAAAGAACAAGGCCTACAAGATAGTGAAGGAGGCCTTTGAAATCATAAACCGGAGGACCAAGGAGAACCCGGTCCAGATCCTTGTAAAGGCCGTTGAAAACACCTCCCCACGGGAGGAGACCACAAGGATCAAGTACGGTGGTATAGGTTACCAGGTTGCGGTTGACATATCCCCACAGAGAAGGGTGGACCTGTCCCTCGGATTCATAACCAAGGGTGCAATGCAGGCGGCATTCAAGAACAAGAAATCCATAGAGGAGTGCCTGGCAAACGAGATAATGCTGGCTGCAGAGTACGACACCAGAAGCTTCGCAATCCAGAAGAAGGAAGAGAAAGAAAGGATAGCCAGATCCGCACATTAAACTTACAGGTGGTTTTAGTGAGCAGACGTGCAAAAATGATTAGCAAGATTAAGGAGCTCATGTACCAGCCGGAATACATCCGTAACATCGGTATAGTGGCGCACATAGACCATGGTAAAACAACCCTCTCAGACAACCTCCTGGCTGGTGCAGGGATGATCTCCGCCGAACTGGCAGGGGATCAGCGTTTCCTTGACTTCGACGAACAGGAACAGGCAAGGGGGATAACCATTGACGCTGCAAACGTTTCAATGGTCCACTCCTATGACGGAGAAGAATACCTCATCAACCTCATAGACACCCCGGGTCACGTGGACTTCGGGGGTGACGTTACAAGGGCCATGAGGGCTGTGGACGGTGCCGTTGTTGTCGTATGCGCAGTTGAGGGTATAATGCCCCAGACAGAAACCGTGCTCAGACAGGCCCTCAAGGAAAACGTTAGACCCGTCCTCTTCATCAACAAGGTTGACAGGCTCATAAATGAACTCAAACTGGACGCCAGTGAGCTCCAGGAGAGGTTCATAAAGATCATTGCCAACGCAAACAAACTCATCAAGAACATGGCCCCTGAGGAATTCAGGGAAAAATGGCAGGTCCGTGTGGAGGATGGAAGCGTTGCCTTCGGTTCAGCATACCACAACTGGGCCATAAACGTCCCTATAATGCAGGAGACAGGTATAAACTTCAACGACATCTACCAGTACTGTACGGATGACAACCAGAAGGAACTCGCCCAGAAGGTACCCCTCCACCAGGTGCTCCTGGGAATGGTGGTTGAGCACCTCCCAAGCCCTGCCAAGTCCCAGGCATACAGGGTGCCCATCATATGGTCAGGGGACCTTGAAAGCGAGGAAGGACAGGCCATGCTCAAAACAGACCCTGACGGTCCCCTTGCGGTTATGGTTACAGATGTCAGTATAGACAAACATGCAGGGGAAGTTGCAACCGGACGTGTCTACGGTGGTACAATAGAGAAGGGAAGCGAGGTCTTCCTTGTTGGTTCACACAGCAAGGCACGTGTCCAGCAGGTCGGTGTCTACATGGGACCCGAGAGGGTCAACACCGACAAGGTTCCTGCAGGTAACATAGTCGCAATAACCGGTGCCAAAAATGCTGTTGCAGGTGAAACCATCTGTGACACAGGAAGGAAGATAAAGGCCTTCGAGGGCCTCGAGCACATATCAGAACCTGTGGTTACAGTTGCGGTTGAGGCCAAGAATACAAAGGACCTTCCAAAACTCATAGAGGTCCTCAGACAGGTTGGTAAGGAGGACCCAACGGTAAGGGTTGAGATCA is a window encoding:
- a CDS encoding 30S ribosomal protein S12, with translation MPGLFAAKKLKSKRQKFRWKDTHYKRRSLRLDVKADPLEGAPQARGIVIEKVGIEAKQPNSAIRKCVRVQLIKNGKQITAFAPGDGAIGFIDEHDEVVVEGIGGPSGRSMGDIPGVRWKVTKVNNVSLQEMVKGKIEKPVR
- the rpsG gene encoding 30S ribosomal protein S7, whose translation is MSLVFDKWELEEVKVEDMGLAKYICLDSILVPHTMGRHVKRQFAKSKVSIVERLINKVMRTERNSGKKNKAYKIVKEAFEIINRRTKENPVQILVKAVENTSPREETTRIKYGGIGYQVAVDISPQRRVDLSLGFITKGAMQAAFKNKKSIEECLANEIMLAAEYDTRSFAIQKKEEKERIARSAH
- a CDS encoding elongation factor EF-2, translated to MSRRAKMISKIKELMYQPEYIRNIGIVAHIDHGKTTLSDNLLAGAGMISAELAGDQRFLDFDEQEQARGITIDAANVSMVHSYDGEEYLINLIDTPGHVDFGGDVTRAMRAVDGAVVVVCAVEGIMPQTETVLRQALKENVRPVLFINKVDRLINELKLDASELQERFIKIIANANKLIKNMAPEEFREKWQVRVEDGSVAFGSAYHNWAINVPIMQETGINFNDIYQYCTDDNQKELAQKVPLHQVLLGMVVEHLPSPAKSQAYRVPIIWSGDLESEEGQAMLKTDPDGPLAVMVTDVSIDKHAGEVATGRVYGGTIEKGSEVFLVGSHSKARVQQVGVYMGPERVNTDKVPAGNIVAITGAKNAVAGETICDTGRKIKAFEGLEHISEPVVTVAVEAKNTKDLPKLIEVLRQVGKEDPTVRVEINEETGEHLISGMGELHLEIIAYRINEKGVEIETSEPIVVYRETVSGTAGPVEGKSPNKHNRFYIEIEPVEESVMQAIQEGKIKEGRVKGKEASKDFIEAGMDKEEARRVWDVYEKNLFINMTRGIQYLDEIKELLLDGFESAMDNGPIAKEKVMGVKIKLMDAKIHEDAVHRGPAQVLPAIRKGIFGAMMSAEPTVLEPIQKVFINVPQDYMGSATREIQNRRGQIVNMTQEGDMVTVESVVPVAEMFGFAGDIRSATEGRCLWSTENAGFEKLPNELQHAIIREVRTRKGLSPEPYRADHYLG